In the genome of Carnobacterium viridans, one region contains:
- the gloA2 gene encoding SMU1112c/YaeR family gloxylase I-like metalloprotein, which produces MNIKSIHHVAIIASDYKKSKQFYTEVLGLEILRENYRSERDSYKLDLKLGTSEIELFSFPYPTKRPTQPEAAGLRHLCFYVDDFDEAIQSLNEKGVETEPVRVDEYTGGRFTFFKDPDNLPLELHE; this is translated from the coding sequence ATGAATATTAAGAGCATTCATCATGTTGCAATCATTGCATCTGACTATAAAAAATCAAAACAATTTTATACTGAAGTATTAGGTTTAGAAATCTTACGGGAAAATTATCGTTCAGAACGGGATTCGTACAAATTAGATTTAAAGTTAGGGACTAGTGAAATTGAACTGTTTTCCTTTCCTTATCCAACAAAGCGGCCAACTCAACCAGAAGCTGCAGGTTTAAGACATTTGTGTTTTTATGTAGACGATTTTGACGAAGCCATTCAATCATTGAATGAAAAAGGCGTTGAAACAGAGCCCGTTCGTGTAGATGAGTACACGGGTGGAAGATTCACATTTTTTAAAGATCCAGATAATTTGCCATTAGAATTACATGAATGA
- a CDS encoding GNAT family N-acetyltransferase → MRSIKVGETSDYEEVRIELATAKDVDEIVAICIQGYACTAKAVSDKQQVQEKVEEYYNPKRILNEIEEVSAKWSGWIVARLDKKVIGVIGGGIVDSKVGKVFVLYVDVNYLRKDIGTRLVNHLTQMQQLLGNSTQLVSFLKSDKESSQFYEALGFHYLQDIEDTKNVEFTSIEMIRDI, encoded by the coding sequence ATGAGATCAATCAAGGTTGGAGAAACTTCAGATTATGAAGAAGTTCGTATCGAATTAGCAACTGCTAAAGATGTGGATGAAATTGTTGCGATTTGTATACAAGGGTATGCTTGTACTGCGAAAGCTGTAAGTGATAAACAACAAGTACAAGAAAAAGTTGAAGAATACTATAATCCTAAAAGAATTCTAAATGAAATTGAAGAAGTATCGGCTAAATGGAGTGGCTGGATTGTGGCTCGGTTAGACAAAAAAGTAATTGGTGTTATCGGCGGCGGAATAGTTGATTCTAAAGTGGGGAAAGTTTTTGTTTTATATGTTGATGTCAATTATTTAAGAAAAGATATTGGAACGCGTTTAGTAAATCACTTAACACAAATGCAGCAGTTACTAGGAAACAGTACTCAATTGGTTAGTTTCCTTAAGTCTGATAAAGAGAGTAGTCAATTTTATGAAGCTCTTGGATTTCACTATCTTCAAGATATTGAGGATACTAAAAACGTAGAATTTACGAGTATTGAAATGATCCGCGATATTTAA
- the gloA gene encoding lactoylglutathione lyase yields MAKKMLHTCVRVMDLEKSMDFYTTVLGFKEAKRLDFPELKFTLVYLALGGDDYELELTYNYDQEEAYTLGNGYGHIAIGVDDLAATQKEYKASGYEVTDLKALPDNAANFFFITDPDGYKIEVIQN; encoded by the coding sequence ATGGCAAAAAAAATGTTGCACACTTGTGTGCGTGTGATGGATTTAGAAAAATCAATGGACTTTTACACAACTGTATTAGGGTTTAAAGAAGCGAAGAGATTAGATTTTCCAGAACTTAAATTCACATTAGTTTATCTAGCTTTGGGTGGAGATGACTATGAATTGGAATTGACATATAATTATGATCAAGAAGAGGCTTATACCCTTGGAAATGGATATGGTCACATTGCAATTGGTGTGGATGATTTAGCCGCAACACAAAAAGAGTATAAAGCTAGTGGTTATGAAGTTACTGATTTAAAAGCTCTCCCAGATAATGCAGCGAATTTCTTTTTTATTACAGATCCAGATGGTTATAAAATCGAAGTTATCCAAAACTAG
- a CDS encoding ssDNA-binding protein, protein MNAAMFTGKVVSDVKVINTKHGYPFCYIALDVNGKIQNLLITGRKAFKFVYEVENGTGLTVDCIINDRKQLFIQEYKIDSQPTLLGQLWDYKGRRLPFKKTMF, encoded by the coding sequence ATGAACGCTGCAATGTTTACTGGTAAAGTTGTTTCGGATGTTAAAGTAATTAACACAAAACATGGTTACCCCTTTTGTTATATTGCTTTAGATGTTAATGGTAAGATTCAAAATTTACTGATAACTGGACGGAAAGCTTTTAAATTTGTATATGAAGTTGAGAATGGTACTGGTTTAACCGTTGATTGTATTATTAATGATCGTAAGCAATTGTTTATTCAAGAATATAAGATTGACAGTCAACCTACTCTTTTAGGTCAATTATGGGATTATAAAGGTAGACGACTACCATTTAAGAAAACTATGTTTTAG
- a CDS encoding AEC family transporter, translated as MTISNIILQQLGSMFVLIFFGYILVKKNVLNISGTKQFANMLANFITPILLFMSFQQSYEANQFKWFLATIVITILLIAVRILVNYFFLRNASRTDRYATTFTNAGFIGIPLVLAVLGYEGVFFVSAFITVTNIVQRTYGLYLISGDKSLITPRNSFLNPASLGSLLGLIVYLLQIQLPTILSDSLYTIANLNTPLAMILLGSYVAQSKLMDVFTHPRAYWTTFLSLILSPLISIFVLWLLPLDNYLVFFVLAIASSAPIAVNTALFSQLYGGDYEYGARLVVLSTLLSIISMPMVLQIAEFAFSMN; from the coding sequence TTGACGATCAGTAATATCATATTGCAACAACTAGGCAGTATGTTTGTTCTTATATTTTTCGGATACATATTGGTTAAAAAAAATGTCCTGAATATATCAGGAACTAAACAATTTGCTAATATGCTAGCAAACTTCATTACACCTATACTTTTATTTATGTCTTTTCAGCAATCCTATGAAGCTAATCAATTTAAATGGTTTTTAGCAACAATAGTCATTACAATCTTGTTAATAGCAGTGCGTATTTTAGTAAATTATTTTTTCTTACGCAATGCTTCTCGAACAGATCGTTACGCAACAACCTTTACAAATGCAGGGTTTATCGGAATCCCTCTAGTTCTAGCCGTTCTTGGCTATGAAGGAGTCTTTTTTGTATCAGCTTTTATTACTGTGACTAATATTGTGCAAAGAACCTATGGACTTTACCTTATTTCTGGAGATAAATCATTGATCACTCCTAGAAATTCTTTTTTGAATCCTGCTTCTCTAGGTTCTCTTCTAGGTTTGATTGTTTATTTACTTCAAATACAGTTGCCTACTATTTTGAGTGATTCTCTTTATACCATCGCAAATTTAAATACACCACTAGCTATGATTTTATTAGGCAGTTATGTGGCGCAGTCTAAATTAATGGATGTATTTACTCATCCACGAGCTTACTGGACTACTTTCTTATCCTTGATTCTATCTCCGCTGATCAGCATCTTTGTGTTATGGCTATTGCCTTTAGATAATTATTTAGTCTTTTTTGTACTAGCTATCGCATCTTCTGCTCCTATTGCTGTAAACACAGCTTTATTCTCACAGCTTTATGGTGGAGACTATGAATATGGTGCGCGCTTAGTGGTTTTATCTACTTTGCTCTCCATCATCAGTATGCCTATGGTCTTACAAATTGCTGAATTCGCATTTTCAATGAACTAA